In a single window of the Acinetobacter tibetensis genome:
- a CDS encoding glutathione S-transferase N-terminal domain-containing protein — MSLENPATPIQGITLYSHADDFRSHWIRYVLAEKQIKFNLILLDYDDEDLASLNPYHQLPMLIENDLKLFNTNIISEYLDDRYRQNKLYADAPAPRAEQRQYIWRFEQDWLKLADIMLRHPDSLNKNDSAKAQKRLRDTLISLTPLFQHYPYFMSDNFTILDCMLAPIFLRLDSMGIELPHKLCRPILLYCQRIFQRPAFIKSLTLQEKNRYSKFLSSPPSKP, encoded by the coding sequence ATGTCTTTAGAAAATCCTGCAACTCCCATTCAGGGAATTACCCTTTATAGTCACGCTGATGATTTTCGCTCGCATTGGATTCGTTATGTGCTTGCCGAAAAGCAGATTAAATTTAATCTCATCTTGCTCGATTACGACGATGAAGATCTGGCGAGCCTGAACCCTTATCATCAACTTCCAATGTTGATTGAAAATGATCTTAAATTATTTAACACCAATATCATTTCGGAATATTTAGATGATCGCTATCGTCAAAATAAACTGTATGCTGATGCACCAGCACCACGTGCCGAACAGCGTCAATATATTTGGCGTTTTGAACAAGATTGGTTGAAATTAGCCGATATCATGCTTCGTCATCCAGACAGCCTCAATAAAAATGATAGCGCTAAAGCACAGAAGCGATTAAGAGACACACTAATTTCTCTTACACCATTGTTCCAACATTATCCTTATTTTATGTCGGATAACTTTACAATTTTAGATTGTATGTTAGCACCCATTTTCTTACGCTTAGATTCTATGGGAATAGAATTACCGCATAAATTATGTCGCCCAATCCTCTTATACTGTCAACGTATTTTCCAACGACCTGCATTTATCAAATCTTTGACCTTGCAGGAAAAAAATCGTTATAGCAAGTTTTTATCTTCGCCACCGAGTAAACCATAA